In Hypanus sabinus isolate sHypSab1 unplaced genomic scaffold, sHypSab1.hap1 scaffold_491, whole genome shotgun sequence, a genomic segment contains:
- the LOC132389179 gene encoding zinc finger protein 239-like, with amino-acid sequence MAHLRVHTGEQPFSCLDCGKGFTCSSKLNVHQGVHTGEKPFTCSDCGKGFTHSSTLWRHQRVHTGEKPFTCSVCGKRFTQSSILQIHQRIHTGERPFTCSECGKGFIRSHHLQRHQQVHTGEKPFLCSDCGKRFTESSTLLVHQRVHTGEKLITCSVCGKGYTQSSHLHRHQRVHTGEKLFLCSDCGKRFTQSSNLQSHLRVHTGEKPFTCSECGKRFTQSSTLQRHQRVHTGEKPFTCSICGKGFTQSSNQQCHQRVHTGEKPFTCSECGKRFTRSSQLLAHQSVHNGELPLL; translated from the coding sequence ATGGctcacctgcgagttcacactggagagcagccgttcagctgcttggactgtgggaagggattcacttgctcatctaaattaAACGTACATCagggagttcacactggggagaagccattcacctgctcagactgtgggaagggattcactcactcttccacactatggagacaccagcgagttcacactggggagaagccatttacctgctcagtctgtgggaagagattcactcagtcatccatacTACAGATTCATCAGCGAAtacacactggagagaggccgttcacctgctcagagtgtgggaagggattcattcggtCACACCAtctgcagagacaccagcaagttcacactggggagaagccattcctctgctcagactgtgggaagagattcactgagtcatccactcTATTggtacatcagcgtgttcacactggggagaagctgatcacctgctcagtctgtgggaagggatacactcagtcatcccacctacatagacatcagcgagttcacactggggagaagctgttcctctgctcagactgtgggaagagattcactcagtcatccaacctacagagtcacttgcgagttcacactggggagaagccattcacttgctcagaatgtgggaagagattcactcagtcatccaccctacagagacatcagcgagttcacaccggggagaagccattcacctgctcaatctgtgggaagggattcactcagtcatccaaccaacaatgtcatcagcgagttcacactggggagaagccgttcacctgctcagaatgtgggaagcgattcactcggtcatcccaactactggcacatcagtcagttcacaatggggagttgccattgttatga